One Nostoc sp. UHCC 0302 DNA window includes the following coding sequences:
- a CDS encoding IS630 family transposase (programmed frameshift) has product MGARLRVFLTPEQDQTLLNLRKQDVPQKVKDRAEIIRLNAHGWYVEKIADHFDCHKKTVTKVLHQWQKLGTEGLWESPGRGGKPKWLEDDMIFLEECLRNEPRTYNSSQLALKLKTERNVEMSADRLRRVLKKGVDWKRTRKSHKGKQDPVARANKQADLDMLELAAATGEIDLKYLDESGFCMWSEPSYTYYFRGEQKRLEQTKRRGRRLSIIGLLQPLISFVYGLVIGGVDRKSYIEMMEKEAKQAQETGRISVIVQDNGPIHRCQEVQQLWKKWESQGLYIFFLPKYCSEMNPIELEWQHLKKDELSGQAFDDELDLAYAVINGVQARGKKNNHNTHRVKFSSRLST; this is encoded by the exons ATGGGTGCGCGTTTAAGGGTATTTCTGACTCCTGAGCAAGACCAAACTTTACTAAATCTGAGAAAACAGGATGTACCACAGAAAGTCAAAGACAGGGCGGAAATAATCAGGCTAAATGCACATGGTTGGTATGTAGAGAAGATAGCAGATCACTTTGATTGTCACAAAAAAACAGTCACAAAAGTTTTGCATCAATGGCAAAAACTGGGCACAGAAGGGCTTTGGGAATCTCCTGGGCGAGGGGGGAAACCAAAGTGGCTTGAGGATGACATGATATTTTTAGAAGAATGCCTCAGAAACGAGCCACGCACATACAATAGTTCTCAGTTAGCTTTGAAGTTGAAAACAGAACGCAACGTTGAGATGAGTGCCGACAGATTAAGACGGGTACTC AAAAAGGGGGTCGATTGGAAACGGACAAGGAAAAGCCATAAAGGAAAACAAGACCCAGTAGCACGAGCAAACAAGCAAGCAGACCTAGACATGTTGGAATTAGCTGCTGCCACTGGTGAAATAGACCTGAAATACCTAGACGAGTCAGGGTTCTGTATGTGGAGCGAACCTAGTTATACATATTACTTTAGAGGTGAGCAAAAACGGTTAGAACAGACTAAACGCCGTGGTCGCAGATTAAGTATTATCGGGCTTCTCCAACCTTTAATCAGTTTTGTTTACGGTTTAGTTATCGGTGGTGTTGACCGTAAATCTTATATAGAAATGATGGAGAAAGAAGCCAAACAAGCCCAAGAAACTGGACGTATCAGCGTGATTGTGCAAGATAACGGGCCAATACATCGCTGCCAAGAAGTTCAACAATTGTGGAAAAAATGGGAAAGTCAGGGTTTGTACATCTTTTTTCTCCCGAAATATTGCTCAGAAATGAATCCAATTGAATTGGAATGGCAACATCTCAAGAAAGATGAGTTATCCGGGCAAGCATTTGATGATGAGCTAGATCTCGCTTACGCCGTCATCAATGGTGTTCAAGCTAGAGGAAAAAAAAACAATCACAACACACATCGTGTAAAATTTAGCTCTAGATTATCAACTTAA
- a CDS encoding PEP-CTERM sorting domain-containing protein, producing MVKAVTAGTVNFTWNYSTADDYAIYDGFSFVKNGSVTDIFSEITTTGQGAYTTIVAAGDVFGLRLDTLDNKGGRGNVTISNFSAPVPEPFTIGGSLVACSFGLWMKRKQAASQKVT from the coding sequence TTGGTCAAAGCAGTAACTGCGGGAACCGTAAACTTTACATGGAATTACTCAACTGCTGATGACTATGCTATTTACGACGGGTTCTCTTTTGTGAAAAACGGCAGTGTCACAGATATTTTCTCTGAGATTACAACAACAGGGCAGGGGGCTTACACCACCATAGTTGCCGCAGGGGATGTATTTGGACTGAGATTAGATACACTAGACAATAAAGGTGGTAGAGGAAATGTAACAATTTCCAATTTCAGCGCACCTGTACCTGAACCTTTTACTATTGGTGGTTCATTAGTTGCTTGCTCCTTTGGTTTGTGGATGAAACGTAAGCAAGCAGCTTCCCAAAAGGTGACTTAA
- a CDS encoding TspO/MBR family protein, which produces MNQSNNSGILEQFVNIVMGLKTVNVNQQQSPDKLIATTKELDIRAVLVYKLGTILQIAVMILMMFGMEKLVILIDKNSSFPSWFSILLTGLFFAILSIRSRIFSLLDNTRSRRTYDQVIRPRWSPPPLVFPIVWMIIAVLRVISSILVWQQMNHQFLVLPLILFVVHLALGDTWNTIFTVERRLGAAVPVVILGPWLSAVVVTAIYWQTNPVAGMTLSFSCLWLTVAAVLVFRIWQLNGSEPLYPLKLTPVEK; this is translated from the coding sequence ATGAATCAATCCAATAATAGTGGAATACTTGAACAATTTGTCAATATAGTGATGGGTTTAAAGACTGTTAATGTTAATCAACAACAGTCCCCAGATAAATTAATAGCTACTACAAAAGAACTAGATATTAGAGCAGTTTTAGTTTATAAACTAGGGACTATTCTACAAATAGCAGTCATGATTTTAATGATGTTTGGAATGGAAAAATTAGTAATATTGATTGATAAAAATTCTTCTTTTCCCAGCTGGTTTAGCATTTTATTGACTGGATTATTTTTTGCTATATTAAGTATCCGCTCACGAATTTTTTCTCTTTTAGATAATACCCGCTCTCGTCGAACTTATGACCAGGTAATCAGGCCAAGATGGTCTCCTCCACCTTTAGTATTTCCCATAGTTTGGATGATAATTGCCGTTTTGCGGGTAATTTCTTCTATCTTGGTTTGGCAGCAAATGAATCACCAGTTTTTAGTGCTACCTTTAATTTTGTTTGTGGTACATCTGGCTTTAGGGGATACTTGGAATACGATTTTTACTGTAGAACGGAGATTAGGTGCTGCTGTTCCTGTAGTTATTTTAGGCCCTTGGTTATCTGCTGTAGTGGTGACCGCAATTTATTGGCAAACTAATCCTGTGGCGGGAATGACTTTATCATTCTCTTGCCTATGGCTAACTGTAGCTGCTGTATTGGTATTTAGAATTTGGCAATTAAATGGATCTGAGCCATTGTATCCTTTAAAACTAACACCTGTGGAGAAATAA
- a CDS encoding red chlorophyll catabolite reductase, which yields MNQQQPNLDHQTVFDQLWGITNELRQKLEARFDLQPDPATQKFQEYSSHDGNIKGSLTTFSGGEIDWLVHSWLRNPEKSFSTMRLTTWLKSDIQVPHLAIEFTTLPYILFYIDYIPRTDPLIDLNYLDRYYEPVNETFLKLQTNTNLKLFTSRSVYVRLIQSPISLCFTGAAAVDTIELTRTVAHEMLDRWLTWVDEAEIVSEDTKKALTERDLLLRRHSAERDPGNQVAAKMLGAELTDKLVRSLWGGDRIL from the coding sequence ATGAATCAGCAGCAACCTAATTTAGACCATCAAACTGTATTTGATCAGTTGTGGGGAATTACAAACGAACTTCGCCAAAAGCTAGAGGCTCGTTTTGATTTACAACCAGATCCTGCAACACAAAAGTTTCAGGAATACAGCAGTCATGATGGCAATATCAAAGGTTCACTCACCACTTTTTCGGGAGGAGAAATTGATTGGTTAGTTCATTCGTGGCTAAGAAACCCTGAAAAATCTTTTAGCACGATGCGTCTAACGACTTGGTTGAAGTCGGATATCCAAGTTCCGCATTTGGCAATTGAGTTTACTACACTTCCATATATTCTTTTTTATATAGATTATATTCCCCGAACTGATCCGTTAATTGATCTCAACTATCTTGATCGCTACTATGAGCCAGTTAATGAGACATTCTTGAAGTTGCAGACTAATACAAATTTAAAGTTATTTACTAGCAGAAGTGTATATGTACGCTTGATTCAATCACCAATCAGCTTGTGCTTCACAGGTGCTGCGGCTGTTGACACCATAGAACTGACGCGTACAGTTGCACACGAAATGCTAGATCGCTGGTTAACTTGGGTAGATGAAGCTGAAATAGTGTCTGAAGATACTAAGAAAGCTTTGACTGAACGTGATTTGTTGCTGCGCCGTCACAGTGCAGAACGTGATCCGGGGAATCAGGTAGCAGCAAAGATGTTAGGAGCAGAATTAACAGATAAACTTGTGCGATCGCTTTGGGGTGGCGATCGTATCCTATGA
- a CDS encoding nitrilase-related carbon-nitrogen hydrolase, protein MADKTDYFDSFRALALQVTCYAVNQARDRQEATSLIQNSINRLAQQIAASIAFIGFDCRLIVLPEYFLTGFPMGESLAAWAEKACLEMAGAEYEALGKIAQKHKIFLAGNAYELDPNFPGLYFQTCFVIDPSGTVVLRYRRLNSLFAPTPHDVWDKYLDCYGFEGVFPVAKTEIGNLAALASEEILYPEVARCLAMRGAEIFLHSTSEVYSKNLTPKDAAKITRAVENMAYVVSSNTAGLANSSIPIASVDGGSKIIDHRGIVLAETGAGESMAAFAEIDLAALRRDRRRPGLNNLLSRQRFELYAQSYHESHFYPANTMLQGEVDRKHFIQTQQATIERLAKQGII, encoded by the coding sequence ATGGCAGATAAAACTGATTATTTCGACTCATTTCGAGCCTTGGCACTCCAAGTTACCTGTTATGCAGTCAATCAGGCACGCGATCGCCAAGAAGCTACTTCGCTAATCCAAAACTCTATCAATCGCTTGGCACAACAAATTGCTGCCAGCATCGCTTTCATTGGCTTTGATTGTCGTTTAATTGTACTGCCAGAATATTTCCTCACAGGTTTCCCAATGGGAGAGTCTCTGGCAGCTTGGGCAGAAAAAGCCTGTCTGGAAATGGCTGGTGCTGAGTATGAGGCACTCGGCAAAATCGCCCAAAAACATAAAATATTTTTAGCTGGTAATGCCTACGAACTCGACCCTAACTTTCCTGGATTATACTTCCAAACTTGTTTTGTAATTGACCCTTCTGGCACGGTTGTCCTGCGATATCGGCGGCTGAATTCTTTGTTTGCCCCAACTCCCCATGATGTTTGGGATAAGTATCTCGACTGCTATGGCTTCGAGGGAGTTTTCCCCGTAGCTAAAACTGAAATCGGTAACTTGGCAGCTTTGGCATCAGAAGAAATTTTATATCCAGAAGTGGCGCGTTGTTTAGCAATGCGCGGCGCAGAAATTTTTTTGCATTCGACATCAGAAGTGTATAGTAAAAACCTTACGCCTAAAGATGCAGCTAAAATAACTCGCGCTGTTGAGAATATGGCTTACGTAGTTTCAAGTAATACCGCAGGTCTCGCTAATAGTTCTATCCCCATTGCCTCAGTCGATGGAGGTTCTAAAATCATTGACCATCGGGGAATCGTTTTAGCCGAGACAGGTGCAGGCGAAAGTATGGCAGCTTTTGCAGAGATTGACCTAGCTGCATTAAGACGCGATCGCCGTCGCCCAGGGTTAAATAATTTACTCTCACGCCAGCGATTTGAGCTATACGCCCAAAGTTACCATGAGTCACACTTCTACCCTGCTAATACTATGCTCCAAGGAGAAGTAGACCGCAAACACTTCATCCAAACACAGCAAGCAACCATCGAGCGCTTAGCCAAACAAGGGATAATTTGA
- a CDS encoding aldehyde dehydrogenase family protein has protein sequence MTKPIEVRNPRTGKFDYVIIPQPPKLLAQQCNRMRRAQVRWQQLGLEGRIDALQQWKQAILSRREQLTEALVNDTGRLSISVLEIDSFLSSIDRWCGLAPELLQESARNTAIPFIALQQTSVPYPLVGVISPWNFPLLLSTIDTIPALLAGCAVIVKPSEIAPRFVAPLLAALNAIPKLRDVLTFIEGAGETGEALIECVDLVCFTGSVATGRKVAEAAAKRFIPAFLELGGKDPAIVLESANLELAISAILWGSVVNTGQSCLSIERIYVAESIFEKFYHQLVTKAYRLGLAYPTVESGEIGPIIAEKQAAIISDHLLDAVEKGAVIHCGGVIEDLGGGWWCRPTVLTQVNHTMKVMTEETFGPIMPVMPFSTVEEAVYLANDSIYGLSAAVFASETEALAVAHQIDAGAISINDAALTAIMHEGEKNAFKFSGLGGSRMGAAALKRFMRKKAFLIKTNATNDPWWFDNRE, from the coding sequence ATGACAAAACCAATAGAAGTCCGCAACCCCCGGACTGGCAAATTTGATTACGTAATTATACCGCAGCCTCCGAAGTTGCTGGCACAGCAATGTAACCGGATGCGGAGAGCGCAAGTTCGTTGGCAGCAACTAGGGTTGGAGGGTAGAATCGATGCCTTACAGCAGTGGAAGCAAGCTATATTATCTCGACGGGAACAGCTAACAGAAGCTTTGGTAAATGATACGGGGAGATTGTCAATCTCAGTACTAGAAATAGATTCTTTCCTCTCTAGTATTGACCGCTGGTGTGGGTTAGCACCGGAGTTGCTACAAGAATCCGCCAGAAACACCGCCATTCCGTTTATTGCACTGCAACAAACTTCAGTTCCTTATCCTCTAGTTGGGGTAATCAGCCCTTGGAATTTTCCGCTGTTACTCTCTACAATTGATACGATTCCGGCATTGCTAGCGGGTTGTGCTGTAATTGTCAAACCGAGTGAGATTGCGCCTCGCTTTGTAGCACCTCTGCTAGCAGCACTCAACGCTATACCCAAATTGCGCGATGTCTTAACTTTTATTGAAGGAGCGGGCGAAACTGGAGAAGCTCTGATTGAATGTGTAGACTTGGTATGCTTTACAGGTAGTGTGGCGACGGGACGAAAAGTAGCAGAGGCGGCTGCTAAAAGATTTATCCCAGCTTTTTTGGAATTAGGGGGAAAAGACCCGGCGATCGTTTTAGAATCAGCCAATTTAGAATTAGCAATCTCAGCAATTTTATGGGGTTCAGTCGTTAACACTGGGCAATCATGCCTTTCAATCGAGCGAATTTACGTTGCTGAATCCATATTTGAAAAGTTTTATCATCAACTAGTAACCAAAGCTTATCGTCTTGGGCTAGCTTATCCCACAGTTGAAAGTGGAGAAATTGGCCCGATTATTGCTGAAAAACAGGCAGCAATTATCAGCGACCATCTCTTAGATGCAGTTGAAAAGGGAGCAGTAATTCACTGTGGTGGTGTAATTGAAGACTTAGGTGGAGGTTGGTGGTGTCGTCCAACAGTTCTCACTCAGGTCAACCACACTATGAAAGTGATGACCGAAGAGACTTTTGGCCCTATTATGCCAGTGATGCCTTTTTCTACAGTTGAGGAAGCTGTGTATTTAGCGAACGACTCAATTTATGGATTGAGTGCTGCTGTTTTTGCATCGGAGACAGAAGCGTTAGCAGTTGCTCATCAAATAGATGCAGGTGCAATCAGTATTAATGATGCAGCACTCACCGCTATCATGCATGAGGGAGAAAAAAACGCCTTTAAATTCTCCGGTCTGGGAGGGTCACGCATGGGTGCGGCGGCTTTGAAACGGTTCATGCGAAAAAAAGCTTTTTTGATTAAAACTAACGCTACTAATGACCCTTGGTGGTTTGATAATAGGGAGTGA
- a CDS encoding helix-turn-helix domain-containing protein, whose amino-acid sequence MARPFNLEVQESAEYLSKSLKNTRTAFEKERLQMLWWIKTEQVTQHQELSRRLGRDGSTVTRWLQRYRQGGLSKLLEVKTAPGATPVIQGEMLSELVSKLESLEGFSSYGQIVEWIEQKWNVQVKYKTVYSLVRYKLGAKLKVPRPISSSIDEQAISLFKKTFP is encoded by the coding sequence ATGGCACGCCCTTTCAATCTAGAAGTTCAAGAAAGTGCTGAGTATTTGTCAAAAAGCTTGAAAAATACGCGCACAGCATTTGAAAAAGAGCGTTTACAGATGCTGTGGTGGATAAAAACAGAACAAGTGACACAGCATCAAGAATTGAGCCGAAGATTGGGCAGAGATGGGTCAACAGTAACACGGTGGTTGCAAAGGTATCGGCAAGGGGGATTATCCAAGCTTCTAGAAGTAAAAACTGCACCAGGAGCAACTCCTGTAATTCAAGGAGAAATGCTTTCGGAGTTAGTGTCAAAGTTAGAATCCCTGGAGGGATTTAGTAGTTATGGGCAAATTGTCGAATGGATAGAGCAAAAATGGAATGTGCAAGTAAAGTACAAAACAGTTTATAGTTTAGTACGCTATAAACTAGGGGCAAAACTAAAAGTACCTCGACCCATAAGCTCGTCTATTGATGAGCAAGCTATAAGCCTTTTTAAAAAAACATTCCCTTAG